A stretch of the Archangium violaceum genome encodes the following:
- a CDS encoding serine hydrolase domain-containing protein — protein MKEFGIDIDPREVGLDAQRLQRIDTHFRRYVDDGRLAGWQVMVSRHGKVAHLTSYGLADREAHRAVETDTLWRIYSMTKPITSVAAMMLWEQGAFELSDPVSRWLPEFAQPRVYVAGPAARPITVPATEPIRVWHLLTHTAGLTYGFHRVHVTDELYRLRGFETDAPDGFDLAACVRAWAELPLAFQPGAEWNYSVATDVLGRLVEVVSGQTLDAFFAERIFEPLGMKDTAFWCPEDRQGRLAALYTPSSGPIRAVRADTLGKKVTKPPAWLSGGGGLVSTTRDYTRFTWMLLNGGELEGARLLSPRTLHYMTRNHLPGGADLTAFGRPLFAETRYDGVGFGLGFGVVVDPVAYRTLTSVGEYHWGGMASTGFWVDPEEDLTVVFMTQLLPSSTYPLRSQLRQLVYQALVD, from the coding sequence ATGAAGGAGTTCGGCATCGACATCGACCCGCGAGAGGTCGGCCTGGACGCACAGCGACTGCAACGCATCGATACACACTTCCGCCGGTACGTCGACGACGGGCGACTCGCGGGCTGGCAGGTGATGGTTTCACGCCACGGCAAGGTCGCGCACCTGACGTCGTATGGGCTCGCCGACAGGGAGGCCCATCGCGCGGTGGAGACGGACACCCTCTGGCGCATCTACTCCATGACGAAGCCGATCACCTCTGTCGCGGCGATGATGCTGTGGGAGCAGGGCGCGTTCGAGCTCTCCGACCCCGTCAGCCGGTGGCTGCCCGAATTCGCCCAGCCGCGCGTCTACGTCGCGGGGCCCGCGGCCCGCCCCATCACCGTGCCCGCGACCGAACCCATCCGCGTGTGGCACCTGCTCACGCACACCGCGGGGTTGACGTATGGCTTCCACCGGGTGCACGTCACCGACGAGCTCTACCGGCTCCGCGGCTTCGAGACCGACGCACCCGATGGCTTCGATCTGGCCGCGTGCGTCCGAGCCTGGGCGGAGCTCCCACTCGCGTTCCAGCCCGGCGCGGAGTGGAACTACTCGGTGGCCACGGACGTGCTCGGCCGGCTCGTCGAGGTCGTCTCCGGACAGACGCTCGACGCGTTCTTCGCCGAGCGCATCTTCGAGCCGCTCGGAATGAAGGACACCGCGTTCTGGTGTCCCGAGGACCGGCAGGGACGCCTGGCCGCGCTGTACACGCCCTCCTCCGGGCCCATCCGGGCGGTCCGCGCCGACACGCTCGGCAAGAAGGTGACGAAGCCGCCCGCCTGGCTGTCGGGCGGTGGCGGACTGGTGTCGACGACGCGTGACTACACGCGCTTCACCTGGATGCTGCTGAACGGCGGCGAGCTCGAGGGCGCGCGGCTGCTCTCACCGCGTACCCTCCACTACATGACGCGCAATCACCTGCCCGGGGGGGCGGACCTCACCGCCTTCGGTCGACCGCTGTTCGCGGAGACACGGTACGACGGAGTCGGGTTCGGGCTCGGCTTCGGCGTGGTCGTCGACCCCGTCGCCTACCGCACCCTGACGAGCGTGGGCGAATACCATTGGGGCGGCATGGCGAGCACCGGGTTCTGGGTCGACCCGGAGGAGGACCTGACCGTCGTCTTCATGACCCAACTGCTCCCCTCGAGCACCTACCCACTCCGCTCACAGCTGCGCCAGCTCGTCTATCAGGCGCTCGTCGATTGA
- a CDS encoding GNAT family N-acetyltransferase, translated as MIQDFERTMTERLLLRRIQEGDLDAVFTLHGDPETNRFNPSAALRSLDAARELLALWLGDWARHGVGYWAVERRDMPGTVVGFSGVRHKELEGQRVLNLAYRFSSRSWGSGYATEAARVALSLARKHVPDVPVVAIINLENVPSLRVAERLGMRRDRIIDYEGIASAVYLAA; from the coding sequence ATGATTCAAGACTTCGAGCGCACGATGACCGAGCGGCTCCTGCTCCGCCGCATCCAGGAGGGTGACCTGGACGCGGTGTTCACGCTGCATGGAGACCCGGAGACGAACCGGTTCAATCCCTCCGCGGCCCTGCGCTCCCTGGACGCCGCACGCGAGCTGTTGGCGCTGTGGCTGGGAGACTGGGCGCGTCACGGCGTGGGGTACTGGGCCGTTGAGCGGCGCGACATGCCCGGGACTGTCGTGGGCTTCAGTGGCGTGCGCCACAAGGAGCTCGAAGGACAGAGGGTGCTCAACCTCGCCTACCGGTTCAGTTCCCGGTCGTGGGGGTCGGGGTATGCGACGGAAGCGGCTCGCGTGGCCCTGTCGTTGGCCCGGAAGCACGTCCCCGACGTTCCGGTGGTGGCCATCATCAACCTGGAGAACGTGCCCTCCCTCCGCGTGGCGGAGCGGCTCGGGATGCGGCGCGACCGGATCATCGACTACGAGGGCATCGCGAGTGCCGTGTATTTGGCGGCGTAG
- a CDS encoding polysaccharide export protein, with protein MRRVLLLAWVLCTSACAWGPGMYMDEGAFRERYAGKADSGTDDAFEIVPIDAALLSKQQEARLRMRPAPLKDPLAELAADYNYRVTAHDVLSVIVWDHPELTIPAGEFRSPESTGHPVSADGTMFFPHAGVVQVAGKTLREIRELLTQRLTHVIEKPQLDVRVVGFRGQKVQVTGEVVAPSSIPITDVPLRVQDAISQARGPTLEADLSDVTLTRGGKTFTLNLQALYEQGDISQNWLLQDGDIVHVSDRSRNKVFVLGEVRKPSSRVMVKGRMTLAEAIGDTEGFDPVSSNPAKVYVIRGSFERPTIYKLDASSPDALLLATQFQLQPHDVVFVSPHNLTRWNRIISQIQPTVQMLWQAIDMGNRAVIYPPP; from the coding sequence ATGAGGCGCGTCCTGCTACTGGCCTGGGTGCTGTGCACGAGCGCGTGTGCATGGGGTCCCGGCATGTATATGGACGAGGGCGCGTTCCGAGAGCGGTACGCCGGAAAGGCAGACTCGGGCACCGATGACGCATTCGAGATCGTTCCCATCGATGCGGCCCTGTTGAGCAAACAACAGGAGGCGCGCCTGCGGATGCGGCCCGCCCCGCTGAAGGATCCGCTGGCGGAGCTCGCGGCGGACTACAACTACCGGGTGACCGCGCATGACGTGCTGAGCGTCATCGTCTGGGACCACCCCGAGCTCACCATCCCAGCGGGCGAGTTCCGCTCCCCCGAGTCCACCGGCCACCCGGTGTCCGCCGATGGGACGATGTTCTTCCCCCATGCCGGGGTCGTCCAGGTCGCGGGAAAGACGCTGCGGGAGATCCGGGAGCTGCTGACGCAACGGCTGACCCACGTCATCGAGAAGCCGCAGCTCGACGTGCGCGTGGTGGGCTTCCGGGGTCAGAAGGTCCAAGTCACCGGAGAGGTGGTCGCCCCCAGCAGCATCCCCATCACGGACGTTCCCCTGAGGGTGCAGGACGCCATCAGCCAGGCACGAGGGCCCACCCTGGAGGCCGACCTGAGTGACGTCACGCTCACCCGGGGCGGAAAGACCTTCACCCTGAATCTACAGGCGCTCTACGAACAGGGGGACATCAGCCAGAACTGGCTCCTGCAGGACGGAGACATCGTCCACGTCTCCGACCGGAGCCGGAACAAGGTCTTCGTCCTCGGAGAGGTCCGCAAGCCCTCCTCGCGCGTCATGGTGAAGGGCCGGATGACGCTCGCGGAGGCCATCGGCGACACCGAGGGCTTCGATCCGGTCAGCTCGAACCCGGCGAAGGTCTATGTCATCCGCGGGAGCTTCGAGCGGCCCACCATCTACAAACTCGATGCCAGCTCGCCGGATGCGCTCCTGCTCGCGACGCAGTTCCAACTTCAACCACACGACGTTGTGTTCGTCTCGCCGCACAACTTGACACGTTGGAATCGCATCATCAGTCAAATCCAGCCAACAGTTCAGATGCTCTGGCAGGCAATAGATATGGGGAACAGGGCGGTCATATACCCGCCCCCATGA
- a CDS encoding sensor histidine kinase, whose product METAEERLRVVLHLTDSIIFEFDAEGRYLTAWTRSDELLAKPREELLGRPLSEVVDPHVSALFMASIQRVLEREQPERFEYSLEMAGGRRWFSADAMLVPQRKSVAYLIRDITQQKTLELRLLQADRLTALGTLAAGVAHEVNNPLGYLSSNLNFVAEGLAEVRQALAGATGVPELARLESTLKECEEALSEAQQGTSRIREVVGHLKTFARGDDTGAEQRADVRRAMELSIRMVLPELRHRARLLWEPVEVPLVRGNEAYLEQVFLNLLLNAAQAIPEGAPGENSVEARVRAEGGKVVIEIQDTGEGIPPENLKRIFDPFFTTRPVGVGAGLGLAICHGLVTTMQGELTVESTVGKGTCFRVLLPTADT is encoded by the coding sequence TTGGAAACAGCCGAAGAGCGGCTCCGGGTGGTGCTCCACCTCACGGACAGCATCATCTTCGAGTTCGACGCCGAGGGCCGTTACCTCACGGCGTGGACCCGATCCGACGAACTGCTCGCGAAGCCCCGGGAGGAGCTGCTGGGACGCCCCCTCTCCGAGGTGGTCGATCCCCATGTCTCCGCCCTGTTCATGGCGAGCATCCAACGCGTGCTGGAGCGGGAGCAGCCCGAGCGCTTCGAGTACTCGTTGGAGATGGCGGGTGGGCGCCGCTGGTTCAGCGCCGACGCGATGCTGGTGCCGCAACGGAAGAGCGTGGCCTACCTGATCCGGGACATCACCCAGCAGAAGACGCTCGAGCTGCGCCTGCTCCAGGCGGACCGATTGACGGCGCTGGGGACGTTGGCCGCGGGGGTGGCGCACGAGGTCAACAACCCCCTGGGCTACCTCTCTTCCAATCTCAACTTCGTGGCGGAGGGGCTCGCGGAGGTACGGCAGGCCCTGGCTGGCGCCACGGGAGTGCCAGAGCTCGCCCGGCTGGAGTCCACGCTGAAGGAGTGTGAAGAGGCGCTCTCCGAGGCGCAACAGGGCACCTCGCGCATCCGCGAGGTGGTGGGACACCTGAAGACCTTCGCGCGAGGGGATGACACGGGCGCGGAGCAGCGGGCGGATGTCCGGCGGGCGATGGAGCTGTCCATCCGCATGGTCCTGCCGGAGCTCCGGCACCGGGCCCGTCTGCTCTGGGAGCCGGTGGAGGTACCGCTGGTGCGCGGCAACGAAGCGTACCTGGAGCAGGTGTTCCTCAACCTGCTGCTCAACGCCGCCCAGGCCATCCCAGAGGGAGCGCCGGGGGAGAACAGCGTGGAGGCCCGCGTGCGCGCGGAAGGCGGCAAGGTGGTGATCGAGATCCAGGACACCGGCGAGGGCATCCCTCCCGAGAACCTGAAGCGCATCTTCGATCCGTTCTTCACCACCCGGCCCGTGGGCGTGGGAGCGGGCCTGGGGCTGGCCATCTGCCACGGACTCGTCACCACGATGCAGGGAGAGCTCACCGTGGAGAGTACCGTGGGCAAGGGCACCTGCTTCCGCGTGCTCCTGCCCACCGCTGATACGTGA
- a CDS encoding DUF3616 domain-containing protein: MLLAPLLGRVLLRFDAGKEELHEDLSAAVFSADGGLWVASDEHHSLERFSPVNPRVFGEHRHFVMADLLGEEVREEVDIEALDFQDGHLWFVGSHSAKRKKPKGKTMVKDLERLATVEHQPWRFLLARVPLPESASGSARPAKLMRTEGREGPGVNVLVELLRQDPHLGPFLAPASPDDPDGALAIPSKDNGLDIEGLAVHGDRIFLGLRGPVLRGYAVILELEVEEVGNGLLAPRRTKKGSPYHKHFLDLDGLGIRELCRHGEDLLILAGPTMPVDGPIRLFRLHKGLLLSGDTLHPQEKGVLEPLFDLKNGSRDDNAEGVAVFSWFAPNDSVLVVYDTPSPQRRYEPDGVLADVFRL; this comes from the coding sequence ATGCTGCTTGCCCCTCTCCTCGGCCGTGTCCTGCTGCGCTTCGACGCCGGAAAGGAGGAGCTTCACGAAGATCTCTCCGCGGCGGTCTTCTCCGCCGACGGTGGCCTCTGGGTGGCCTCGGACGAGCACCACTCACTCGAGCGCTTCTCCCCGGTGAACCCACGTGTCTTCGGCGAGCACCGGCACTTCGTCATGGCGGACCTGCTCGGGGAGGAGGTCCGCGAGGAGGTGGACATCGAGGCGCTGGACTTCCAGGACGGACACCTGTGGTTCGTGGGCTCGCACAGCGCGAAGCGCAAGAAGCCCAAGGGCAAGACGATGGTGAAGGATCTCGAGCGCCTGGCCACCGTGGAGCACCAGCCCTGGCGCTTCCTGCTCGCCCGCGTGCCGCTACCGGAGTCCGCGTCGGGCTCGGCCCGCCCGGCGAAGCTCATGCGCACGGAGGGCCGGGAGGGCCCGGGGGTGAACGTGCTCGTGGAGCTGCTGCGCCAGGATCCCCACCTGGGGCCCTTCCTCGCGCCCGCCTCGCCGGACGACCCGGACGGCGCCCTGGCCATCCCCAGCAAGGACAACGGGCTGGACATCGAGGGGCTCGCCGTCCATGGGGACCGGATCTTCCTCGGGCTCCGGGGCCCCGTGCTGCGCGGCTACGCCGTCATCCTGGAACTGGAGGTGGAGGAGGTGGGCAACGGCCTGCTGGCGCCCCGGCGGACGAAGAAGGGCAGCCCCTATCACAAACACTTCCTGGATCTGGACGGCCTGGGCATCCGCGAGCTGTGCCGCCATGGAGAGGACCTGCTCATCCTCGCGGGGCCCACCATGCCAGTGGATGGACCCATCCGGCTGTTCCGATTGCACAAGGGCCTGCTGCTCTCCGGAGACACCCTCCATCCGCAGGAGAAGGGCGTGCTGGAGCCGCTCTTCGACCTGAAGAACGGGAGCAGGGACGACAACGCCGAGGGCGTGGCCGTGTTCTCCTGGTTCGCGCCGAACGACTCCGTGCTCGTCGTCTACGACACCCCCTCGCCCCAGCGCCGTTACGAGCCGGACGGCGTGCTCGCCGACGTGTTCCGGCTCTGA
- a CDS encoding O-antigen ligase family protein, with translation MRWIRCAGLGFIAALYVLAGRWGFHRLASANPEPDPFLELRLWLVMGGLVLATVGLVHRAHRAARPGETRLDTRLSTALLMFLGYLCTSALWAPDAGFALEKLYDLVLVGVMSVGFGLAALRQPAERVLDAFWGVVVAATAMLALTGMNQLLGSGGGARLAVLGGGPNVFARLMGMLALGSLYFWDRRGRTWLWIPLAATGVLLALLTGSRGGTAAIIAGVTTFLVVGRIPLRRLVLLSLLATAAVVVATTLSPLGKALNRSMEERFLRLTLKYEGGSDSESKVYLSGRESLYAAAYELGLDNPVAGAGLAAFPALGLGVYPHNIFLEVFCEGGALGLAFLGWVLLTFLLSAFRGRRCLDGATVGAVMLVLLGSQSSGDLYDSRALFLLMVMSSCTTAPRTAPVPSPPLAQPAVHGAT, from the coding sequence ATGAGATGGATCCGATGCGCAGGACTGGGCTTCATCGCCGCGCTCTACGTGCTGGCGGGCCGCTGGGGCTTCCACCGACTGGCCTCCGCGAATCCCGAGCCGGACCCGTTCCTGGAGCTGCGGCTGTGGCTCGTCATGGGAGGGCTGGTGCTCGCCACCGTGGGGCTGGTCCACCGGGCCCACCGCGCGGCGAGGCCGGGCGAGACCCGGCTCGATACCCGGCTCTCGACGGCGCTGCTGATGTTCCTCGGATACCTGTGCACCAGTGCGCTCTGGGCGCCCGACGCGGGCTTCGCCCTGGAGAAGCTCTACGACCTCGTCCTGGTCGGAGTGATGAGCGTGGGCTTCGGGCTCGCCGCGCTCCGCCAGCCCGCGGAGCGTGTGCTGGACGCATTCTGGGGCGTGGTGGTCGCGGCCACGGCGATGCTGGCGCTCACCGGAATGAACCAACTGCTGGGCAGCGGTGGCGGCGCGCGGCTGGCGGTCCTGGGGGGAGGACCGAACGTCTTCGCCCGGCTCATGGGGATGCTCGCGCTCGGCTCCCTGTACTTCTGGGACCGGCGGGGGCGGACGTGGCTCTGGATTCCGCTGGCGGCCACCGGAGTGCTCCTCGCGCTGCTCACCGGCTCACGGGGTGGAACGGCCGCCATCATCGCGGGTGTCACCACGTTCCTCGTGGTGGGACGCATCCCGCTGCGCCGGCTCGTCCTCCTGTCGCTGCTCGCCACGGCCGCCGTCGTGGTGGCGACCACGCTCTCGCCCCTGGGCAAGGCGCTGAACCGCTCCATGGAGGAGCGCTTCCTCCGCCTGACGCTGAAGTACGAGGGAGGCAGTGACTCGGAGAGCAAGGTGTACCTCTCGGGGCGCGAGTCCCTGTATGCCGCCGCGTACGAGCTCGGGCTCGACAACCCGGTGGCGGGGGCCGGACTCGCGGCGTTTCCCGCGCTCGGGCTGGGGGTCTATCCCCACAACATCTTCCTCGAGGTGTTCTGCGAGGGCGGCGCGCTGGGCCTCGCCTTCCTCGGGTGGGTACTGCTCACCTTTCTCCTCTCGGCGTTCCGAGGGCGGCGCTGCCTCGATGGAGCGACCGTCGGCGCGGTGATGCTCGTGTTGCTCGGCAGCCAGTCCAGCGGCGACCTCTACGACAGCCGGGCCCTCTTCCTTCTGATGGTGATGTCCTCGTGCACCACGGCCCCGAGGACCGCGCCGGTTCCCTCCCCTCCCCTTGCCCAACCCGCCGTCCATGGAGCCACCTGA
- a CDS encoding polysaccharide biosynthesis tyrosine autokinase, which yields MTSPPSRAAPTRASPGAPEDELDLRRHLGILLERRWSIVAMLALTLVGGVLYMLAAPPIYRANTVLQIEKKANRLGELDELLADLSGETSTEMELLSSRALLGRVVDELRLDVVATPRHFPLLGAALAREHEGPGLAEPRWYLEQFAWGGERIQVERVSVPPELEDVPLELVAGEAGSYTLLDPDSHPLLNGQVGALAATTPGSAQQVELLVSELEARPGTRFWVTRRSRLEVVEELQRALRLSEKGTNTGVLTAVLEGPEPARLSATLEAIAHHYVRQNVERRSEEAERTLAFLDTQLPGLREELERAEAALSAHRAGKGSVDIGLEAQAILERSVDIEKSLSALSLERSELRQRFTDNHPVLVATSRKLERLRADRESINAQLKSLPSAELKSAQLMRDVTVATELYLQLNNKAQEYRVLKSSIAGNARILDEPVVTRKPVRPSKPGVLAVSLVLGLTLGVAYAFARQALRQGVSDPTTLEAALGVPVHAAIPLGGSRSRRTRGKRASEREVLTILARTHPRDLVTECLRGLRTRLLLALKDAPNNVIAITGPSPGVGTSFVAVNLAWVLADSGKRVLLVDANLRGGRLHRYFRTGRAQGLSEVLGGTAELEQAVQRVPGQSLSFLSTGDLPPNPAELLMSDAFTALVARMSAGYDLVLIDTPPILAVTDAALVGRHAGMNLAVVRADSHPMREIASALHRLEQDGVLVKGVVFNGVPRSATGRTVSGIYQYEYPTVS from the coding sequence ATGACGAGCCCCCCCAGCCGCGCGGCTCCCACCCGCGCCAGCCCCGGAGCACCCGAAGACGAGCTCGATCTGCGCCGGCACCTGGGCATCCTGCTTGAGCGCCGCTGGTCGATCGTCGCGATGCTCGCCCTGACGCTCGTGGGCGGTGTCCTGTACATGCTCGCCGCGCCGCCCATCTACCGCGCGAATACCGTCCTCCAGATCGAGAAGAAGGCCAACCGGCTCGGAGAGCTCGACGAGCTGCTCGCGGATCTCTCCGGAGAGACGTCCACGGAGATGGAGCTCCTCAGCTCACGTGCACTGCTGGGGAGGGTCGTCGACGAGCTCCGGTTGGACGTGGTGGCCACTCCGCGACACTTTCCGCTGCTGGGCGCGGCACTCGCCCGCGAGCACGAGGGGCCGGGCCTCGCCGAACCCCGGTGGTACCTGGAGCAGTTCGCCTGGGGAGGAGAGCGCATCCAGGTGGAGCGGGTGAGCGTGCCACCGGAGCTGGAGGACGTCCCGCTCGAGCTCGTGGCGGGCGAGGCCGGTTCCTACACGCTCCTCGACCCGGACTCCCACCCGCTCCTCAACGGGCAGGTGGGCGCGCTGGCGGCGACGACACCGGGCTCGGCCCAGCAGGTGGAGCTCCTCGTCTCCGAGCTCGAGGCCCGCCCGGGGACCCGGTTCTGGGTGACCCGGCGCTCCCGCCTCGAGGTGGTGGAGGAGCTCCAGCGCGCACTGCGTCTGAGCGAGAAGGGCACCAACACCGGCGTCCTCACCGCCGTCCTCGAGGGGCCGGAGCCGGCGAGGCTCTCCGCGACGCTCGAGGCCATCGCGCACCATTACGTCCGCCAGAATGTCGAGCGCAGGAGCGAGGAGGCGGAGAGGACGCTGGCGTTCCTCGACACCCAGCTGCCCGGCCTGCGCGAGGAGCTGGAGCGCGCGGAGGCGGCCCTGAGCGCCCACCGCGCCGGGAAGGGGAGCGTCGATATCGGGCTGGAGGCCCAGGCGATCCTGGAGCGAAGCGTCGATATCGAGAAGTCGCTCTCCGCGCTCTCGCTCGAGCGCTCCGAGCTACGACAGCGCTTCACCGACAACCATCCGGTGCTCGTCGCCACGAGCCGGAAGCTGGAGCGGCTGCGGGCCGACCGGGAATCCATCAATGCCCAGCTCAAGAGCCTGCCGAGCGCGGAGCTCAAGTCGGCCCAGCTCATGCGGGACGTGACGGTCGCCACCGAGCTGTACCTCCAGCTCAACAACAAGGCCCAGGAGTACCGGGTCCTGAAGTCGAGCATCGCCGGCAACGCGCGGATCCTCGATGAGCCCGTGGTGACCCGCAAGCCGGTGCGCCCCAGCAAGCCGGGCGTGCTCGCTGTCAGCCTCGTGCTGGGGCTGACGCTCGGAGTCGCGTACGCCTTCGCCCGGCAGGCGCTCCGCCAGGGGGTCTCGGATCCCACCACGCTCGAGGCGGCGCTCGGGGTGCCTGTCCACGCCGCCATCCCCCTCGGCGGGAGCCGGTCGCGCCGGACCCGCGGAAAGCGGGCATCCGAGCGCGAGGTGCTCACCATCCTGGCCCGGACCCATCCGCGCGACCTGGTCACCGAGTGCCTGCGCGGCCTGAGGACCCGCCTCCTGTTGGCGCTGAAGGACGCACCCAATAACGTGATCGCCATCACCGGGCCGAGCCCGGGAGTGGGCACGTCCTTCGTCGCCGTCAACCTCGCCTGGGTGCTGGCGGACTCCGGCAAGCGCGTCCTGCTCGTGGACGCCAACCTGCGCGGGGGGCGGCTCCATCGCTATTTCCGGACCGGGCGCGCCCAGGGACTCTCCGAGGTCCTCGGCGGCACGGCCGAGCTGGAGCAAGCGGTGCAGCGGGTTCCCGGACAGAGCCTGTCCTTCCTGTCCACGGGCGACCTTCCACCCAACCCCGCCGAGCTGCTGATGAGCGACGCCTTCACGGCGCTCGTGGCGCGGATGTCGGCCGGGTACGACCTGGTCCTCATCGACACGCCCCCCATCCTGGCGGTGACCGACGCGGCGCTCGTGGGCCGGCACGCGGGCATGAACCTCGCCGTGGTGCGCGCGGACTCCCACCCGATGAGGGAGATCGCCTCGGCCCTCCACCGGCTCGAGCAGGACGGCGTCCTGGTGAAGGGGGTCGTCTTCAACGGAGTGCCGCGCTCGGCGACGGGACGCACCGTGAGCGGCATCTACCAGTACGAGTACCCGACCGTGAGCTGA
- a CDS encoding GNAT family N-acetyltransferase, producing MRTEQPQDVEAVRHVNTLAFGRAAEAALVDALRAAGGVTLSLVAEVDGQLVGHILFSPVELDRNGDRDVAVGLAPMAVLPDHQRHGIGSKLIRAGLDRLREAGHGAVVVLGHPDYYPRFGFARASRFGLRWEVECPDEAFMALELREGFLGTRPGIVRYRPEFGAV from the coding sequence GTGAGGACAGAACAACCCCAGGACGTCGAGGCCGTGCGGCACGTGAACACGCTCGCTTTCGGGCGAGCCGCGGAGGCAGCGCTCGTCGATGCGCTTCGCGCCGCGGGTGGCGTCACGCTGTCGCTCGTCGCGGAGGTGGACGGGCAGCTCGTCGGGCACATCCTCTTCTCTCCCGTCGAGCTCGACAGGAATGGCGACCGTGACGTCGCCGTGGGCCTGGCTCCCATGGCCGTGCTTCCGGACCACCAGCGACACGGCATCGGCTCGAAGCTCATTCGTGCCGGACTCGACCGGCTTCGCGAGGCCGGGCACGGAGCCGTCGTGGTGCTCGGACATCCCGACTACTACCCGCGCTTCGGCTTCGCACGCGCGAGCCGCTTCGGCCTGAGGTGGGAGGTGGAGTGCCCTGACGAAGCCTTCATGGCCCTGGAGCTTCGCGAAGGATTTCTTGGTACGCGGCCCGGCATCGTGCGCTACCGGCCGGAATTCGGCGCGGTGTAA